The following proteins are co-located in the Microbacterium sp. SORGH_AS_0888 genome:
- a CDS encoding YraN family protein produces the protein MAEKDELGRRGEQAAADYLIGCGWRILQRNWRCPAGELDIVAHDGTEIVVVEVKTRRSDLFGHPFEAVDARKRARLWRLALAWCTAHPVLARGTRIRVDAIALLGTGPFRIEHLRDLR, from the coding sequence ATGGCGGAGAAAGACGAACTGGGACGCCGCGGCGAACAGGCGGCAGCCGACTACCTGATCGGATGCGGGTGGCGCATCCTGCAGCGGAACTGGCGGTGTCCCGCGGGCGAGCTCGACATCGTGGCGCATGACGGCACGGAGATCGTCGTCGTCGAGGTGAAGACGCGTCGCAGCGACCTGTTCGGCCATCCCTTCGAGGCGGTGGACGCGCGCAAGCGTGCGCGTCTGTGGCGACTCGCGCTCGCCTGGTGCACGGCACATCCCGTCCTGGCGCGCGGCACCCGGATCCGGGTCGACGCGATCGCCCTGCTCGGCACGGGCCCGTTCCGCATCGAGCACCTGCGAGACCTCCGGTGA
- a CDS encoding DUF2469 family protein, with protein sequence MDDDVFEDYDRELELALYKEYRDVVSQFQYVIETERRFYLANEVNVVRRDTEHDFYFEISMTDVWVWDIYRADRFVKSVRVLTFKDVNVEELTRRDFQLPEELSLDS encoded by the coding sequence ATGGATGACGACGTCTTCGAGGACTACGACCGCGAGCTGGAGCTCGCGCTCTACAAGGAGTACCGCGACGTCGTGTCGCAGTTCCAGTACGTGATCGAGACGGAGCGCAGGTTCTATCTCGCGAACGAGGTGAACGTCGTGCGCCGCGACACGGAGCACGACTTCTACTTCGAGATCTCGATGACGGATGTGTGGGTGTGGGACATCTACCGCGCCGACCGCTTCGTGAAGTCCGTGCGGGTGCTGACCTTCAAGGACGTGAACGTCGAGGAGCTGACACGGCGCGACTTCCAGCTTCCCGAGGAGCTCTCGCTCGACAGCTGA
- a CDS encoding ribonuclease HII encodes MTVAVPTLGLERRLLREHPLVVACDEVGRGALAGPVAVGAAAVGVRHARRRMPDGLRDSKLIPESRRAAVAERAAAWVEASAVGWASSQEVDEVGIIRALGIAAHRAIAGLGLDLADAVLILDGNHDYISLAGPAPCAVTTVVKADRDCASAAAASVVAKVARDGHMVALHETAPAYGWLRNKGYASLEHRAAIREHGLSVHHRTSWAISDAPTLF; translated from the coding sequence ATGACGGTGGCCGTCCCCACGCTCGGCCTCGAGCGGCGGCTGCTGCGGGAGCACCCGCTCGTGGTGGCCTGCGACGAGGTCGGTCGCGGCGCGCTCGCCGGCCCCGTCGCGGTCGGCGCAGCAGCCGTGGGCGTGCGACACGCACGGCGACGGATGCCGGACGGCCTGCGCGACTCCAAGCTGATCCCCGAGTCGCGACGCGCGGCCGTGGCCGAGCGCGCCGCCGCCTGGGTGGAGGCGAGCGCGGTCGGCTGGGCGAGCTCGCAGGAGGTCGACGAGGTCGGGATCATCCGTGCGCTCGGGATCGCGGCGCACCGGGCGATCGCGGGCCTCGGGCTGGACCTGGCGGACGCCGTCCTGATCCTCGACGGGAACCACGACTACATCAGCCTCGCCGGCCCTGCTCCGTGCGCGGTCACCACGGTCGTGAAGGCCGACCGCGACTGCGCGAGCGCGGCGGCGGCCTCGGTCGTCGCGAAGGTGGCGCGCGACGGCCACATGGTCGCGCTGCACGAGACCGCGCCCGCATACGGATGGCTGCGCAACAAGGGATACGCGAGCCTCGAGCACCGCGCCGCGATCCGCGAGCACGGGCTGAGCGTCCACCACCGCACGAGCTGGGCGATCTCCGATGCCCCGACGCTGTTCTAG
- the lepB gene encoding signal peptidase I, which translates to MSTDETAPAPSRSRNRSRGTLRFLRDVAIIIVIALVVSFAVKTFLVRSFYIPSASMETTLMVQDRILVDEITPRFGGYSRGDVVVFRDPGGWLDPKPATAPQNPLAAAGDWLLSLVGLSASDSDDHLIKRIIGLPGDHVVCCNQLGQITVNGTAIDETSYINVSAGEPASALAFDVTVPANSLWVLGDNRNRSKDSRYNQDQPGKGFVPMDNVVGRAFVITWPFSRFGPIDFHHAVFAGVPSPAGGSG; encoded by the coding sequence ATGAGCACCGACGAGACGGCACCCGCGCCCTCCCGATCCCGTAACCGATCGCGTGGAACGCTCCGTTTCCTCCGCGACGTCGCGATCATCATCGTCATCGCGCTCGTCGTCTCGTTCGCCGTCAAGACCTTCCTCGTCCGCTCGTTCTACATCCCGTCGGCGTCGATGGAGACCACGCTGATGGTGCAGGACCGCATCCTCGTCGACGAGATCACGCCGCGCTTCGGCGGCTATTCGCGCGGCGACGTGGTCGTGTTCCGCGACCCGGGGGGCTGGCTCGACCCGAAGCCGGCGACCGCGCCGCAGAATCCGCTCGCGGCCGCCGGGGACTGGCTGCTCTCGCTCGTGGGACTCAGCGCCTCGGACAGCGACGACCACCTCATCAAGCGCATCATCGGTCTTCCGGGCGACCACGTCGTGTGCTGCAATCAGCTCGGTCAGATCACGGTCAACGGCACGGCGATCGACGAGACCTCGTACATCAACGTCTCCGCGGGAGAGCCGGCATCCGCGCTCGCCTTCGACGTGACGGTGCCGGCGAACTCGCTGTGGGTGCTGGGCGACAACCGGAACCGTTCCAAGGACTCCCGCTACAACCAGGACCAGCCGGGCAAGGGCTTCGTCCCGATGGACAACGTCGTGGGCCGTGCCTTCGTCATCACCTGGCCCTTCAGCAGGTTCGGACCGATCGACTTCCACCACGCCGTGTTCGCCGGCGTGCCGAGCCCCGCCGGCGGGTCCGGATGA
- the rplS gene encoding 50S ribosomal protein L19 has protein sequence MQILDALDAASLRSDIPDFAPGDTVKVHVNITEGNRSRIQVFQGVVIGRSGDGVRETFTVRKISFQVGVERTFPVHSPVIDHIEVVTRGDVRRAKLYYLRNLRGKKAKIKEKRDN, from the coding sequence ATGCAGATCCTCGACGCCCTCGATGCGGCCTCGCTCCGCTCGGACATCCCCGACTTCGCCCCCGGCGACACCGTCAAGGTGCACGTGAACATCACCGAGGGCAACCGCTCGCGTATCCAGGTCTTCCAGGGCGTGGTCATCGGCCGTTCGGGCGATGGCGTCCGCGAGACCTTCACGGTCCGCAAGATCAGCTTCCAGGTCGGCGTCGAGCGCACCTTCCCGGTCCACTCGCCGGTGATCGACCACATCGAGGTCGTCACCCGCGGCGACGTGCGCCGCGCCAAGCTGTACTACCTGCGCAACCTTCGCGGCAAGAAGGCCAAGATCAAGGAGAAGCGCGACAACTGA
- a CDS encoding MFS transporter permease, with product MWIRKAFFRWLIPAAFLLPLWLFVGWGLFSAGGWAFVWMFFLAIPSVFLGQLALALLVRARASVRAERAVSWWDVAGFGVWNALTIALGFYGQTWWAPMFVLTVIVGVGLFWLTLWQLWREARPSAVLLRATDGTAYIPPRAEAPPRTGPEVIVVKESPRP from the coding sequence ATGTGGATCCGGAAGGCGTTCTTCCGCTGGCTCATCCCCGCGGCGTTCCTGCTTCCGCTCTGGCTCTTCGTCGGCTGGGGCCTGTTCAGCGCGGGCGGCTGGGCCTTCGTCTGGATGTTCTTCCTCGCGATCCCCTCCGTGTTCCTCGGCCAGCTGGCGCTGGCGCTCCTGGTCCGCGCTCGCGCCAGCGTCCGCGCCGAGCGCGCCGTCTCCTGGTGGGATGTCGCCGGCTTCGGCGTCTGGAACGCGCTCACGATCGCGCTCGGCTTCTACGGGCAGACGTGGTGGGCGCCGATGTTCGTGCTCACGGTCATCGTCGGTGTCGGCCTCTTCTGGCTGACGCTCTGGCAGCTGTGGCGCGAGGCGCGCCCCTCCGCCGTGCTGCTGCGGGCGACCGACGGCACGGCCTACATCCCGCCGCGCGCCGAGGCGCCCCCGCGCACCGGGCCCGAGGTCATCGTGGTGAAGGAGAGCCCGCGTCCGTAG
- the map gene encoding type I methionyl aminopeptidase, giving the protein MIELRTPAEIEQMRPAGRFVAEVLATLRDETRVGSNLLSLDRRAHEMIRKAGATSCYIDYHPSFGAMPFGKVLCTSVNDAVLHGLPFDYTLRDGDLVTLDFAASVDGWVADSAVSFVVGTPRDEDLRLIDTTRRALDAAISAATVDHRVGDLSATIADVAHAEGYSINTDFGGHGVGREMHGDPHVPNDGKPGRGYPLRPGLVVAIEPWLLATTDELITDPDGWTLRSADGSRGAHSEHTIAVTADGPVVLTDRSFLGVD; this is encoded by the coding sequence ATGATCGAGCTGCGCACCCCGGCCGAGATCGAGCAGATGCGGCCCGCGGGCCGGTTCGTCGCGGAGGTCCTCGCGACGCTTCGCGACGAGACCCGGGTCGGATCCAACCTGCTCTCGCTCGACCGTCGCGCGCACGAGATGATCCGCAAGGCCGGCGCGACCTCCTGCTACATCGACTACCACCCCTCCTTCGGCGCGATGCCCTTCGGCAAGGTGCTGTGCACCTCCGTCAACGACGCCGTGCTGCACGGGCTCCCCTTCGACTACACGCTGCGCGACGGCGACCTGGTCACGCTCGACTTCGCGGCATCCGTCGACGGCTGGGTCGCGGACTCGGCCGTGTCGTTCGTGGTGGGAACGCCGCGCGACGAGGACCTCCGCCTCATCGACACGACCCGGCGCGCGCTGGATGCCGCGATCTCGGCGGCGACCGTGGATCACCGCGTCGGCGACCTCTCGGCCACGATCGCCGACGTGGCGCACGCCGAGGGCTACTCGATCAACACCGACTTCGGCGGGCACGGCGTCGGCCGCGAGATGCACGGCGACCCACACGTCCCCAACGACGGCAAGCCGGGCCGCGGGTATCCGCTGCGGCCCGGGCTGGTCGTGGCGATCGAGCCGTGGCTGCTCGCCACGACGGACGAGCTGATCACGGACCCCGACGGCTGGACCCTGCGCAGCGCCGACGGCTCCCGCGGCGCGCACAGCGAGCACACGATCGCGGTCACCGCCGACGGGCCCGTCGTGCTGACCGACCGCTCGTTCCTCGGCGTCGACTGA